Proteins encoded by one window of Deinococcus radiodurans R1 = ATCC 13939 = DSM 20539:
- a CDS encoding VOC family protein has product MRALETCLYADDLSAAEAFYSGVLGLTLHSKVAGRHLFYRLDGSMLLIFNPEASAKPGDVPSHQGKPGGHACLAIPREQTAEWETRLRGHGLDVTRYAWGERGESLYFDDPAGNVLELAPASIWGL; this is encoded by the coding sequence ATGCGCGCCCTCGAGACCTGCCTTTACGCCGACGACCTCAGCGCCGCCGAAGCCTTTTATTCCGGCGTGCTGGGGTTGACGCTGCACAGCAAAGTGGCCGGGCGGCACCTCTTTTACCGCCTCGACGGTTCCATGCTGCTGATTTTCAACCCGGAAGCGAGCGCGAAACCCGGCGACGTGCCGAGTCATCAGGGCAAACCGGGCGGACACGCCTGCCTCGCCATTCCCCGCGAGCAGACCGCCGAATGGGAAACGCGGCTGCGCGGGCACGGCCTGGACGTGACCCGCTACGCCTGGGGCGAGCGCGGCGAGAGCCTGTATTTCGACGATCCCGCCGGCAACGTGCTGGAACTCGCGCCGGCAAGTATCTGGGGGCTGTAG
- a CDS encoding serine protein kinase RIO, which yields MSAHTDWDDAGWNDSGSDHSDWDADPGQKLRRKTRKPQGRRKLADLTGEETDDIADDTIRRLLDLGHLTEVVCELKSGKEATAYLAETVRGPALLKIYRDFAARSFKNDAIYREGQVVLDQRARRAMESRSRKGLEMLQFDWVMAEYAHLWQLWQAGLSVPEPLVGPHVKTYAETVPAVLMRLIGTAESPAPRLSDVRLTPEEARRAWQQSVQGMADLLRLGYAHGDYSTYNLLWWENTVTIIDFPQLTTRANPNFKELLRRDAQSLATSFRKHGLQETAEGTLREVQRRALGPAPEPRVVLP from the coding sequence ATGAGCGCCCACACCGACTGGGACGATGCGGGCTGGAATGATTCCGGCAGCGATCACTCTGACTGGGACGCCGACCCCGGGCAAAAGCTCCGGCGCAAGACCAGGAAACCGCAGGGCCGCCGCAAGCTCGCCGACCTGACCGGTGAGGAGACGGATGACATTGCCGACGACACCATTCGCCGCCTGCTCGACCTCGGGCACCTGACCGAAGTGGTGTGCGAACTCAAGAGCGGCAAGGAGGCCACCGCCTACCTCGCCGAGACGGTCCGGGGCCCCGCGCTGCTCAAGATTTACCGCGACTTTGCCGCCCGGTCGTTCAAGAACGACGCGATTTACCGCGAGGGACAGGTCGTCCTCGACCAGCGGGCGCGGCGCGCGATGGAAAGCCGCAGCCGCAAGGGCCTGGAGATGCTCCAGTTCGACTGGGTGATGGCCGAGTACGCGCACCTGTGGCAGTTGTGGCAGGCCGGACTGAGTGTCCCCGAACCGCTGGTCGGTCCCCACGTCAAGACCTACGCCGAAACCGTGCCCGCCGTGCTGATGCGCCTTATCGGCACCGCCGAATCTCCCGCCCCGCGCCTGAGCGACGTGCGGCTGACGCCCGAAGAGGCGAGGAGAGCCTGGCAACAGAGCGTGCAGGGCATGGCCGACCTGCTGCGGCTGGGCTACGCCCACGGCGACTACAGCACCTACAACCTTCTCTGGTGGGAGAACACCGTGACCATCATCGACTTTCCCCAATTGACCACCCGCGCCAACCCCAACTTCAAAGAGCTTTTGCGCCGCGACGCCCAGAGCCTGGCGACCAGCTTTCGCAAGCACGGCCTGCAAGAAACCGCCGAGGGCACCTTGCGCGAAGTGCAGCGCCGCGCCCTGGGACCGGCCCCCGAGCCGCGCGTGGTGCTGCCCTAG
- a CDS encoding lysozyme inhibitor LprI family protein, translating into MKGYCSGLLLLALLALSPLQSRAQAQTSCNYPVGTFDQVYCVNKVTLQADTEMNTAYQKLLRKLPVSAQQTLRQTQRAWMAKRDNDCVDGYTVYVNCTHDMTVSRLNFLNDRLRECNAAGCQPSKLR; encoded by the coding sequence ATGAAAGGTTACTGCTCAGGACTGCTTTTGCTCGCCTTGCTCGCGCTTTCGCCGCTTCAGAGCCGCGCCCAGGCCCAGACGAGTTGCAATTATCCGGTGGGAACGTTTGATCAGGTGTACTGCGTCAACAAGGTCACGCTGCAAGCCGATACGGAGATGAACACCGCCTACCAGAAGCTGCTGCGCAAACTGCCGGTGAGCGCGCAGCAGACTTTGCGGCAGACCCAGCGGGCCTGGATGGCGAAACGCGACAACGACTGCGTGGACGGCTACACGGTGTACGTGAACTGCACCCACGATATGACGGTCTCGCGCCTCAATTTTCTCAACGACCGCCTGCGCGAGTGCAACGCCGCCGGCTGTCAGCCGAGCAAACTGCGCTGA
- the trmH gene encoding tRNA (guanosine(18)-2'-O)-methyltransferase TrmH, translating to MAPTPERYAKIRRVLSKRQPTLTVLMDEVNKPHNLSAIIRTCDAVGVPEAHAVPPKHGTLASFEGHTYEATSGSAHKWVKVHPHADAVSAVRELQAQGFQVLATHLSQRSVDYREPDYTKPTCVLLGAEKWGVSDEAAEAADANIVIPMFGMVQSLNVSVAAATILFEAQRQRLAAGMYEEPQLSPEELHRLSFEWGYPDLAPGYRERGEAYPALGEEGELLREPVSRPE from the coding sequence ATGGCCCCGACCCCCGAACGCTACGCCAAGATTCGCCGCGTGCTGAGCAAGCGCCAGCCCACCCTGACGGTCCTGATGGACGAGGTGAACAAGCCCCACAACCTCAGCGCGATTATTCGCACCTGCGACGCGGTGGGGGTGCCGGAGGCGCACGCGGTGCCGCCCAAACACGGCACGCTGGCGTCGTTCGAGGGCCACACGTATGAGGCGACCAGCGGCAGCGCCCACAAGTGGGTCAAGGTCCACCCGCACGCCGACGCGGTGAGCGCCGTGCGCGAGTTGCAGGCCCAGGGCTTTCAGGTGCTCGCCACCCACCTCTCGCAGCGCAGCGTGGATTACCGCGAACCCGACTACACGAAGCCGACCTGCGTGCTACTCGGCGCCGAGAAATGGGGCGTGTCCGACGAAGCTGCCGAGGCCGCCGACGCCAACATCGTCATTCCGATGTTCGGGATGGTGCAGAGCCTCAACGTGTCGGTGGCCGCCGCGACCATCCTGTTTGAAGCGCAGCGGCAACGGCTGGCGGCGGGCATGTACGAGGAGCCGCAGCTTTCGCCCGAAGAGTTGCACCGCCTGAGCTTCGAGTGGGGGTATCCCGACCTCGCGCCCGGCTACCGCGAGCGCGGCGAGGCGTATCCGGCGCTGGGGGAAGAGGGCGAACTGCTGAGGGAGCCCGTGAGCCGCCCCGAATAG
- a CDS encoding ATP-grasp domain-containing protein, protein MSHPRFHPRVLFTKNFSVTSAQIRALEDSPYEVWASHSDPHHGMLAAAPHTLTEPRGLLGDDYVAWLLGTCAEHGFDLVLPGKERERLAAYRDTFAAQGTQLVVPADEATQRHLERKDEFLRGWDTDILPIPRWTTFQSVAEFDAACAQLRQDGVRLCMKPARGIYASGFRVLTERPDLAPFLRGELYQLSVAAARELLAAGELPVMLLMHTLEGAERSIDCVAWEGRLIRAVVRRKGAHGQVIEDRPDLVEAAARIAQHYALSGIFNFQTKDQAGAAHMLEINARASGGLRYSMAAGVNFARLLLDAATGRLDWDALPAVETGLTVAEEKGVRAWRA, encoded by the coding sequence ATGTCCCACCCCCGGTTTCATCCCCGCGTGCTGTTTACCAAGAACTTCAGCGTCACGTCCGCGCAGATTCGTGCGCTGGAAGACTCGCCCTACGAGGTCTGGGCCAGCCACAGCGACCCGCATCACGGCATGCTGGCCGCCGCGCCGCACACGCTGACCGAGCCCCGGGGCCTGCTCGGGGACGACTACGTGGCGTGGCTGCTCGGCACCTGCGCGGAACACGGATTTGACCTCGTGCTGCCCGGCAAGGAGCGCGAGCGCCTGGCCGCGTACCGGGACACCTTCGCCGCGCAGGGCACACAGTTGGTCGTGCCGGCAGACGAGGCCACGCAGCGGCACCTGGAACGCAAGGACGAGTTTCTGCGTGGCTGGGACACCGATATCCTGCCGATTCCGCGCTGGACGACGTTTCAGAGCGTGGCAGAGTTCGACGCGGCCTGCGCGCAGCTGCGGCAAGACGGCGTGCGCCTGTGCATGAAGCCCGCACGCGGCATCTATGCCAGCGGCTTCCGGGTGCTGACCGAGCGGCCCGACCTGGCCCCGTTTCTGCGGGGCGAGCTGTACCAGTTGAGCGTGGCGGCCGCCCGTGAACTGCTGGCAGCGGGCGAATTGCCGGTCATGCTGCTGATGCACACCCTCGAAGGCGCCGAGCGCAGCATTGACTGCGTCGCCTGGGAAGGCCGCCTCATTCGGGCCGTGGTGCGCCGCAAGGGAGCGCACGGGCAGGTGATTGAGGACCGTCCTGATCTGGTGGAGGCCGCCGCCCGCATCGCGCAGCATTACGCCCTGAGCGGCATTTTCAACTTTCAGACGAAGGACCAGGCGGGCGCGGCGCACATGCTGGAGATCAATGCCCGCGCTTCCGGGGGCCTGCGCTACAGCATGGCGGCGGGCGTGAACTTTGCGCGCCTGCTGCTCGACGCGGCCACCGGGCGCCTGGACTGGGACGCCTTGCCGGCGGTGGAAACCGGCCTGACCGTCGCGGAGGAAAAGGGGGTCCGGGCGTGGCGGGCATGA
- a CDS encoding phosphoribosyltransferase domain-containing protein, giving the protein MKGGVSAAQELTVSLPSGTLTLQVERTLYPPAELLDYAVRRNPKRGFLFVSRVLGKHIPIAPATAARTWRDLAASLPPLTAPHFIGLAETATALGEGVYRAWRQQTGQAATFQHTTRYVTDRPVLLRFDEPHSHAPAHLLYDPGPAARAARELVLVDDEVSTGTTLENLALEWLARHPHVTRVVLVSLTDWCPRREALCAALGVPVDFVSLLRGRFAFTPAPDWCPPALPAVTGSGADKTALLPARAARFGDDVPLTFPELGLSPTDRVLVLGTGEFQFPAYALAAWLAPQVAECRWNATTRSPILPGRAIRHALSFTDNVGDQMPNYLYNVDPAEYTRIFVAYEGACVPDPALLRQLGPHAQAVRLL; this is encoded by the coding sequence ATGAAAGGCGGGGTCTCAGCCGCACAGGAGCTGACGGTATCCCTGCCGAGCGGCACCCTGACCTTGCAGGTGGAGCGCACCCTGTACCCCCCTGCCGAGCTGCTCGACTACGCGGTGCGGCGCAACCCGAAGCGGGGGTTTCTCTTCGTGAGCCGGGTGCTGGGCAAACACATTCCCATTGCGCCAGCGACCGCAGCGCGAACCTGGCGCGACCTGGCCGCGTCACTGCCGCCGCTGACCGCGCCGCATTTCATCGGGCTGGCGGAAACGGCCACGGCGCTGGGCGAGGGCGTTTACCGGGCGTGGCGCCAGCAGACCGGGCAAGCAGCGACCTTTCAGCACACCACACGGTATGTCACGGACCGCCCGGTGCTGCTGCGCTTCGATGAGCCGCATTCGCACGCGCCGGCGCACCTGCTCTACGACCCCGGCCCAGCGGCGCGGGCAGCGCGTGAGCTGGTGCTGGTCGACGACGAGGTGTCCACCGGCACGACGCTGGAAAACCTGGCGCTGGAGTGGCTGGCCCGGCACCCCCACGTCACGCGGGTGGTGCTGGTCAGCCTGACCGATTGGTGCCCGCGCCGCGAGGCGCTGTGCGCGGCCCTGGGGGTGCCGGTGGACTTCGTGAGCCTGCTGCGCGGACGTTTTGCCTTCACGCCCGCCCCGGACTGGTGCCCGCCGGCTCTCCCGGCAGTGACCGGCAGCGGCGCCGACAAAACCGCCCTGCTCCCGGCGCGGGCGGCCCGATTTGGGGACGACGTGCCGCTGACTTTCCCCGAATTGGGCCTGTCGCCCACCGACCGGGTGCTGGTGCTGGGGACCGGCGAGTTTCAGTTTCCGGCCTACGCGCTGGCGGCCTGGCTCGCCCCGCAGGTGGCCGAGTGCCGCTGGAACGCCACGACCCGCAGTCCCATCCTGCCCGGCCGCGCCATCCGGCATGCGCTGAGCTTCACGGACAACGTGGGCGACCAGATGCCGAATTACCTCTACAACGTCGATCCGGCGGAGTACACCCGCATCTTCGTGGCCTACGAGGGCGCCTGTGTGCCCGACCCGGCGCTGCTGCGGCAGCTCGGCCCGCACGCACAGGCGGTGAGGCTCCTGTGA
- a CDS encoding AIM24 family protein codes for MEHMQLVQEQRGHGLTLRIHALTHVTRFSQGADGLRETREMDGRFTVEAELSGGGVLLEPGAFQYSVGQVQASVEQQQQGGFLRRAIATAGTGESAFATHLSGHGRVWTEPSRRHFIIAEATGESGDDMILDDRAFYLAQDTMQLGTHTHTGFSGALSGGGMRQPKLSGAGLFVVESPVPVSEVQVIELDGRDTVTVDGDLMLMYSASLRVELRPLVRGLRNAARSGEGLVFVLSGKGTVFLTPTHQALSGASV; via the coding sequence ATGGAACACATGCAACTCGTGCAGGAGCAGCGCGGGCACGGCCTGACCCTGCGGATTCATGCGCTGACGCACGTGACGCGCTTTTCGCAGGGTGCCGACGGCCTGCGCGAAACGCGGGAAATGGATGGGCGCTTCACGGTGGAAGCGGAACTGTCGGGCGGCGGCGTGTTGCTGGAGCCTGGGGCCTTTCAGTACAGCGTCGGTCAGGTGCAGGCGAGCGTGGAGCAGCAGCAACAGGGCGGGTTCCTGCGCCGCGCCATCGCCACGGCGGGAACGGGCGAAAGCGCCTTTGCCACGCACTTGAGTGGTCACGGGCGGGTGTGGACCGAGCCTTCGCGCCGGCACTTCATCATCGCAGAGGCCACCGGCGAGAGCGGCGACGACATGATTCTGGACGACCGGGCGTTTTACCTCGCGCAGGACACCATGCAGCTCGGCACCCACACCCACACCGGTTTTTCCGGGGCGCTCTCGGGGGGCGGGATGCGGCAGCCCAAACTGTCGGGCGCGGGCCTGTTCGTGGTGGAGTCGCCGGTGCCTGTGTCGGAGGTGCAGGTCATCGAGCTCGATGGCCGCGACACAGTGACGGTGGACGGCGACCTGATGCTGATGTACAGCGCCTCCCTGCGCGTGGAACTGCGGCCCCTGGTGCGCGGCCTGCGCAACGCGGCCCGCAGCGGCGAGGGCCTGGTGTTCGTCCTGAGTGGCAAGGGGACGGTGTTCCTGACCCCCACCCACCAGGCCCTGTCGGGCGCGAGCGTCTGA
- a CDS encoding TerD family protein yields the protein MELIAGQKTKLSDLTTGQNGEEPVQVQVAFDLPDTDISVFGLDDERQLRDDRYMVFFNQPSSPQGEVQVTFAPGAVNFTLRLSALPAAVTRLMFTATHDTRPLRDAGQLALSLGPARFDAVGALQQEKAVMLAELYRHGNEWRLNTVGQGFNGGLAALVTYFGGEVAADEAETPPPSNRTAPAPVAPPADPVPLPVSGPVKLTKNQTVNLSKAGGQLTRITSAWAGNPPRRAAAWTWTRAAWCSTTPGARWTRCGSCISAGRAARCGTPATT from the coding sequence ATGGAACTGATTGCCGGACAGAAGACAAAACTGAGTGACCTGACGACCGGGCAAAACGGCGAGGAGCCTGTGCAGGTTCAGGTGGCCTTCGATTTGCCGGACACCGACATCAGCGTGTTTGGGCTGGACGACGAGCGGCAGTTGCGAGATGACCGCTACATGGTGTTTTTCAACCAGCCGAGCAGTCCGCAGGGCGAAGTGCAGGTGACCTTCGCGCCGGGCGCGGTGAACTTTACCCTGCGGCTGAGCGCCTTGCCGGCAGCGGTGACGCGGCTGATGTTCACGGCGACGCACGACACCCGGCCCCTACGCGACGCCGGACAACTCGCGCTGAGTCTCGGCCCCGCCCGGTTCGACGCGGTGGGCGCCCTGCAACAGGAAAAGGCCGTGATGCTCGCGGAGCTGTACCGCCACGGCAACGAGTGGCGCCTCAACACTGTCGGCCAGGGCTTCAACGGCGGCCTCGCGGCGCTGGTCACGTACTTTGGGGGAGAAGTGGCCGCCGACGAGGCCGAGACACCCCCTCCCAGCAACAGGACGGCGCCGGCCCCAGTCGCGCCGCCCGCCGACCCGGTTCCCCTGCCGGTCAGTGGCCCCGTCAAACTCACCAAAAACCAGACCGTGAATCTCAGCAAGGCGGGGGGACAGCTCACCCGCATCACTTCGGCCTGGGCTGGGAACCCGCCACGGCGGGCCGCAGCGTGGACCTGGACGCGGGCTGCCTGGTGTTCGACGACTCCAGGCGCGCGGTGGACAAGGTGTGGTTCATGCATCTCAGCGGGCAGGGCGGCGCGGTGCGGCACTCCGGCGACAACCTGA
- a CDS encoding TerD family protein codes for MDLDAGCLVFDDSRRAVDKVWFMHLSGQGGAVRHSGDNLTGHGSGDDEQIAVDLTRLDPAVRWLVLTVSSFSGQRFTTLKQAYCRVVDDVTKRELARYELFDAGNVTGALLAKLERTPDGWQFTALGVPGGGMTLRALVKPAQQVL; via the coding sequence GTGGACCTGGACGCGGGCTGCCTGGTGTTCGACGACTCCAGGCGCGCGGTGGACAAGGTGTGGTTCATGCATCTCAGCGGGCAGGGCGGCGCGGTGCGGCACTCCGGCGACAACCTGACCGGTCACGGCAGCGGCGACGACGAGCAGATTGCCGTGGACCTGACCCGTCTGGACCCGGCGGTGCGCTGGCTGGTCCTGACCGTGAGCTCGTTTTCCGGGCAACGGTTTACCACCCTGAAACAGGCCTACTGCCGCGTGGTGGACGACGTGACGAAGCGCGAACTCGCCCGCTATGAACTCTTTGACGCGGGCAACGTGACCGGCGCGCTGCTGGCGAAACTGGAACGCACCCCCGACGGCTGGCAGTTCACGGCGCTGGGTGTGCCGGGCGGCGGCATGACCCTACGCGCCCTGGTCAAACCGGCGCAACAGGTGCTCTGA
- a CDS encoding cysteine protease StiP domain-containing protein, with product MALAPFLAHTLPPDDVTVQLRPAQARLVSVAEKEALIRSGVSYGELLTPEALPTAAQTRAYAGALSRNGARVGELLAALTAAVLREYDQPVLVSLARAGTPVGCAMRRLARRWAADFGTPELPHHTLSIIRGQGIDRAALGRVRAAHPQAPLVFVDGWTGKGSINETLSSSLPEDVPPHLAVLSDPAGVARHAATHDDLLLPHAVLNATVCGLLSRTFVTAPGTLHAARVETELRGEDRTGEYLNALDALSAAYTPDFVLDAGPRPQQPVRAVLARAAELGVTDPHLVKPSVGEATRVFLRRQPAHLLLRDAAHPDTLHLRELAAASGTPVTMHPDLPYLAAAIIASGGQE from the coding sequence ATGGCCCTGGCCCCGTTCCTGGCCCACACCCTGCCGCCGGACGACGTGACCGTGCAGCTGCGGCCCGCGCAGGCGCGACTGGTGAGCGTGGCCGAGAAAGAAGCCCTGATTCGCAGCGGCGTGTCCTACGGCGAGTTGCTGACGCCGGAAGCCCTGCCGACCGCCGCGCAGACCCGCGCCTACGCGGGCGCCCTGAGCCGCAACGGGGCGCGGGTGGGCGAGTTGCTGGCCGCCCTGACCGCCGCCGTGCTGCGCGAGTACGACCAGCCGGTGCTGGTGTCGCTCGCCCGCGCGGGCACGCCGGTGGGGTGCGCCATGCGCCGCCTCGCCCGGCGCTGGGCCGCCGACTTCGGCACGCCCGAGTTGCCGCACCACACCCTCAGCATCATCCGTGGTCAGGGCATCGACCGGGCCGCGCTCGGGCGGGTGCGGGCCGCCCACCCGCAGGCGCCGCTGGTGTTCGTGGACGGCTGGACCGGCAAGGGCAGCATCAATGAAACGCTGTCGAGCAGCCTGCCGGAGGATGTGCCGCCGCACCTGGCGGTGCTGAGCGACCCGGCAGGTGTGGCCCGGCACGCGGCGACGCACGACGACCTGCTGCTCCCCCACGCGGTCCTCAACGCCACCGTCTGCGGACTGCTCAGCCGGACCTTCGTGACGGCGCCGGGCACGCTACACGCCGCCCGCGTGGAGACGGAGTTGCGGGGCGAGGACCGAACCGGCGAGTACCTGAACGCCCTGGACGCTCTGAGCGCTGCGTACACGCCCGACTTCGTGCTGGACGCTGGCCCGCGTCCGCAGCAGCCGGTGCGGGCGGTGCTGGCGCGGGCGGCGGAGCTGGGCGTCACCGACCCGCACCTGGTCAAACCGAGCGTGGGGGAAGCGACGCGCGTGTTCCTGCGGCGGCAGCCCGCTCACCTGCTGCTGCGCGACGCCGCGCACCCCGACACCCTGCACCTGCGCGAGCTGGCGGCGGCGTCCGGTACGCCGGTCACGATGCACCCGGACCTGCCTTATCTGGCGGCGGCCATCATCGCGTCGGGGGGCCAGGAATGA
- a CDS encoding HpcH/HpaI aldolase/citrate lyase family protein, with product MTPLPPAPLSPWQLGASLYAPATRPDLVALGSGKHANLTSLIYCTEDAVREADVPLALDNLRRALPQLPLTGGPLRFIRARNPEVLAHLLTMNLNAVTGFVLPKIHDGNLGEYLRLLERSGLDHLKVMPTLETREALSETRMTLLRDLIFMEGWQSRVLSLRIGGNDLLNALGVRRAPGRTLYEGPLERTVSMLVGVFKPYGLSLSSPVYEVYSDPGTLAREVQQDLEYGLCGKTIIHPAQLPVVLEGYRVPETELLEARAILAPDAPAVFTMHGRMCEPATHTRWAQDILTRAELYGVSLVPEAEALHF from the coding sequence ATGACTCCACTGCCTCCAGCACCTCTGAGTCCGTGGCAATTGGGCGCGAGCCTGTACGCGCCGGCCACGCGGCCTGACCTAGTGGCCCTGGGCAGCGGCAAGCACGCGAACCTGACCAGCCTCATCTACTGCACCGAGGACGCCGTGCGCGAGGCCGATGTGCCGCTGGCGCTGGACAACCTGCGCCGCGCCCTGCCCCAGTTGCCGCTGACGGGCGGCCCCCTGCGCTTTATTCGCGCCCGGAATCCGGAAGTGCTCGCGCACCTGCTGACGATGAACCTGAACGCTGTGACGGGGTTTGTCCTGCCGAAAATTCACGACGGCAACCTCGGCGAGTACCTGCGGCTGCTGGAGCGCAGCGGGCTGGACCACCTGAAAGTCATGCCGACCCTGGAGACGCGCGAGGCCCTCAGCGAGACGCGCATGACGCTGCTGCGCGACCTGATCTTCATGGAAGGCTGGCAGAGCCGCGTGCTGAGCCTGCGCATCGGCGGCAACGACCTGCTGAACGCGCTGGGCGTGCGCCGCGCACCGGGCCGCACCCTGTACGAGGGGCCACTGGAACGCACCGTGTCCATGCTGGTGGGCGTGTTCAAACCCTACGGCCTGAGCCTGTCGAGCCCGGTGTACGAGGTGTATTCCGACCCCGGCACCCTGGCCCGCGAGGTGCAGCAGGACCTGGAATATGGCCTGTGCGGCAAGACCATCATCCACCCGGCGCAGCTGCCGGTGGTGTTGGAGGGCTACCGCGTGCCAGAAACGGAACTGCTCGAAGCCCGCGCCATCCTCGCGCCCGACGCGCCAGCCGTCTTCACTATGCATGGCCGCATGTGCGAACCGGCCACCCACACCCGCTGGGCCCAGGACATCCTGACCCGTGCGGAACTTTACGGCGTGAGCCTCGTACCTGAAGCAGAAGCTCTGCATTTCTGA
- a CDS encoding tellurite resistance TerB family protein, with the protein MGFFNKLRQLAEDGTKMAQDGYARFNNAAFADATMAACALIGAADGQIDSQERSRTAQFITSSDKLRTFDVSKLREKYERYCDVISRDFDFGKIELMQVIGKVRKPEEARAVVQLAVVIANADGDFDAREQAVMREVIHALGLSPAEFGL; encoded by the coding sequence ATGGGATTTTTCAACAAGCTCCGGCAACTGGCGGAGGACGGCACCAAAATGGCGCAGGACGGGTACGCCCGCTTCAACAACGCGGCCTTTGCAGACGCCACCATGGCCGCCTGCGCCCTGATCGGGGCGGCGGACGGCCAGATCGATTCGCAGGAACGCAGCCGCACCGCGCAGTTCATCACCAGCAGCGACAAGCTCAGAACTTTCGACGTGAGCAAGCTCCGCGAGAAGTACGAGCGCTACTGCGACGTGATCAGCCGCGACTTCGACTTCGGGAAAATCGAGCTGATGCAGGTCATCGGCAAGGTCAGGAAGCCCGAGGAAGCCCGCGCCGTCGTGCAACTCGCCGTGGTCATCGCCAATGCGGACGGCGACTTCGATGCCCGCGAGCAAGCGGTCATGCGCGAAGTGATTCACGCCCTGGGCCTTTCTCCGGCGGAGTTCGGCCTCTAA
- a CDS encoding TerD family protein, producing the protein MAVSLSKGGNVSLSKEAPGLTGIVVGLGWDPRATDGQAFDLDGSVFLLDAGGKVRGDSDFIFYNNKTSSDGSVEHTGDNTTGAGEGDDETVKIDLSKVPADVDKIAVCVTIHEAETRNQNFGQVSKAYIRVMNQTGGAEIARYDLSEDASTDTAMIFGEVYRHGSDWKFKAVGQGYAGGLAPLARNYGVNV; encoded by the coding sequence ATGGCAGTTTCTCTTTCCAAAGGCGGCAACGTTTCTCTTTCCAAGGAAGCCCCCGGGCTCACCGGCATCGTGGTCGGTCTCGGCTGGGACCCCCGCGCCACCGACGGGCAGGCGTTCGACCTTGACGGCAGCGTCTTTTTGCTCGATGCCGGCGGCAAGGTGCGCGGCGACAGCGATTTCATCTTTTACAACAACAAAACCAGCAGCGACGGCAGCGTCGAGCACACCGGCGACAACACCACCGGCGCGGGCGAAGGCGACGACGAGACCGTGAAGATCGACCTGAGCAAGGTGCCCGCCGACGTGGACAAGATCGCCGTGTGCGTGACCATTCACGAGGCCGAGACGCGCAACCAGAACTTCGGTCAGGTCAGCAAGGCGTACATCCGCGTGATGAACCAGACCGGCGGCGCCGAAATCGCCCGCTACGACCTGTCCGAAGACGCCAGCACCGACACCGCCATGATCTTCGGCGAGGTCTACCGTCACGGCAGCGACTGGAAGTTCAAGGCCGTCGGGCAGGGCTACGCCGGGGGCCTCGCGCCGCTCGCCCGCAACTACGGCGTCAACGTCTGA